In one Winogradskyella sp. MH6 genomic region, the following are encoded:
- a CDS encoding CocE/NonD family hydrolase encodes MKRKYISLIIIMLLTQNIFEAQTLKRKGLLGIMMQTLTDSIAMQNNIYVKTGVHITTVMPNSTFANLGVKQDDVLTKLNGSSVSTIQDVLTITNELYEGDNIEAEFYSGNSKKIKSTALLGRPIEAFENGDVNYGEVVYEGNVLRSILVTPKQARKAPVVYFLQGYTCGSVETATNDNPMKKLMKDWVDAGFAVYRVEKPGVGDSKSSKHCMQISFDEELTAFKEGYKDLLKQETIDADNIFMFGHSMGGVIAPLLNEMKSPRGILTYGSIAQNWYDYMVDLYTKQPKHFGVSDAQIKEDNKVNLKFNEDFLINKLSGEEILANKAYADFFSANELNFRQNQYIGRHFDFWQNLADINIPEAWAKVKTNVLAMYGEFDIQAISPKGARKIADIVNKNGGKGDFIVVEKADHGFVNFNSMQHNAETLGNGTYMIHARDNYSFLLGKESVKWMKAKVKK; translated from the coding sequence ATGAAAAGAAAATACATAAGCCTAATAATCATAATGTTATTAACTCAAAATATTTTTGAAGCACAAACCCTTAAAAGAAAGGGTTTACTAGGTATCATGATGCAAACATTAACCGATAGTATTGCAATGCAGAACAATATTTATGTTAAAACAGGAGTCCACATTACTACGGTTATGCCAAACTCAACATTCGCAAATTTAGGAGTAAAGCAAGATGATGTACTTACAAAATTAAATGGTTCATCTGTTAGTACAATTCAAGATGTTTTAACAATTACCAATGAGCTGTATGAAGGGGATAATATTGAAGCCGAATTTTATTCAGGCAATTCAAAGAAAATTAAATCAACTGCTTTGTTGGGCAGACCTATAGAAGCTTTTGAAAATGGGGATGTTAACTATGGTGAAGTAGTTTATGAAGGCAATGTATTACGAAGCATTTTAGTTACACCTAAGCAAGCCCGTAAAGCTCCAGTAGTTTATTTTTTACAAGGATATACGTGTGGTTCTGTTGAAACAGCTACTAATGATAACCCAATGAAAAAACTAATGAAAGATTGGGTAGATGCTGGGTTTGCCGTCTATAGAGTAGAAAAGCCTGGAGTAGGAGACAGCAAGAGTAGCAAGCATTGTATGCAAATAAGTTTTGATGAAGAGCTTACTGCGTTTAAAGAAGGCTATAAAGACTTGTTGAAACAAGAAACAATTGATGCTGACAACATCTTTATGTTTGGGCATTCAATGGGAGGTGTCATTGCACCACTTTTAAACGAAATGAAATCACCTCGTGGCATTTTAACCTACGGAAGTATTGCCCAGAATTGGTACGATTATATGGTAGATCTATATACCAAACAACCAAAACATTTTGGAGTGTCAGATGCACAAATAAAGGAAGACAATAAAGTTAATCTAAAGTTTAATGAAGATTTCTTGATCAATAAACTATCTGGGGAAGAGATATTGGCTAACAAGGCCTATGCAGACTTTTTTAGTGCGAACGAATTGAACTTCAGACAAAACCAATACATAGGTCGACATTTCGACTTTTGGCAAAATTTAGCAGATATAAATATTCCTGAAGCTTGGGCAAAAGTAAAGACCAATGTTTTAGCAATGTATGGAGAGTTTGATATTCAGGCGATCAGTCCAAAAGGTGCGAGAAAAATAGCTGATATAGTTAATAAAAATGGTGGGAAAGGAGACTTTATTGTAGTTGAGAAGGCTGACCATGGTTTTGTAAACTTTAACTCAATGCAGCATAATGCTGAAACTTTAGGAAATGGTACTTACATGATACATGCACGTGACAATTATAGTTTCTTATTAGGAAAAGAGAGTGTTAAATGGATGAAAGCAAAAGTTAAAAAGTAA
- a CDS encoding heavy-metal-associated domain-containing protein, producing MSKKVILSVAVIVAMGLTSCKNETKKVEETTTTEVSKEIAMTDLSFGVRGNCGMCKTTIEKAANSVEGVASANWDVDKKKIDVSFDDTKTDAMAIHNAIAASGYDTEKVAGNEEAYKNLPGCCQYDHEMMMNQSGEMKSDVHSNHDH from the coding sequence ATGAGTAAAAAAGTAATTTTAAGTGTAGCTGTAATAGTAGCTATGGGATTAACAAGTTGTAAAAACGAAACTAAAAAAGTTGAAGAAACTACAACAACGGAAGTATCAAAAGAAATCGCAATGACAGATTTATCTTTTGGCGTAAGAGGTAATTGTGGTATGTGTAAAACTACCATTGAAAAAGCAGCCAATAGTGTAGAAGGTGTGGCAAGTGCCAATTGGGATGTTGATAAAAAGAAAATTGATGTTTCTTTTGATGATACCAAAACAGATGCAATGGCAATTCATAATGCAATCGCAGCTTCAGGGTATGATACTGAAAAAGTAGCAGGAAATGAAGAAGCCTATAAAAATTTACCTGGTTGTTGCCAATACGATCACGAAATGATGATGAATCAATCTGGTGAAATGAAAAGTGATGTCCATTCAAATCACGATCATTAA
- a CDS encoding heavy metal translocating P-type ATPase, translating to MKHTYHIHGMTCNGCRTHVEETLSKVQGVSKVTVNLEKAEATIEMEKHIPLEIFQKALKDDGGRYSIHNQGEHHHHSKQKTEKTQKGKGTGTFYCPMHCEGDKTYDKSGDCPVCGMDLVEEQNLSTSNAEQWTCPMHPEIVKDEAGSCPICGMDLVPMQPDLSAEEKTYKKLLKKFWIATAFTLPIFLIAMSEMLQSNPLYDIMEQKYWNWVQFVLSIPVVFYATWMFFERAYKSIKTWNLNMFTLIGIGAGVAWLFSVIGMVFPDVFPNEFKTESGAVHVYFEAATVILTLVLLGQLLEARAHSKTNSAVKELLKLAPNKAIKIVDGEEVEVSIDKIELNDILKVKPGDKIPVDGIITEGETSIDESMITGEPIPVNKVKEDKVSSGTINGNQAFLMKAEKVGSDTLLSQIIHMVNDASRSRAPIQNLADKVSGYFVPVVVIISVITFIVWAIWGPEPAYVYALVNAIAVLIIACPCALGLATPMSVMVGVGKGAQNGVLIKNAEALEKMNKVNTLIVDKTGTITEGKPTVEKVGAFGNGFSENEVLNFIVSLNTNSEHPLAEATVKYGKEHNAEILKSTNFSAVTGKGVEAEIDSKKIALGNPKMMEYAKADITSKMKDEAKSYQKQGKTVSYLSLDETVVGYVVIGDKIKDTSAKAIQELQSKGVDVIMLTGDNHDTAQAVASELNLADFKASMLPEDKLKEVEKLQNEGKVVAMAGDGINDAPALAKSDVGIAMGTGTDVAIESAMITLVKGDLHGIVKARHLSSAVMKNIKQNLFFALIYNTLGVPIAAGVLFPFFGILLSPMIAALAMSFSSVSVIGNALRLRTIKV from the coding sequence ATGAAACATACATATCATATACACGGAATGACTTGTAACGGTTGTCGTACTCACGTAGAGGAAACACTTTCAAAAGTACAAGGCGTTTCAAAAGTAACTGTTAACCTTGAAAAAGCCGAAGCTACCATCGAAATGGAAAAGCATATTCCGTTAGAAATCTTTCAAAAGGCCTTAAAAGATGATGGTGGTAGATACAGCATTCATAACCAAGGGGAACATCATCATCATTCAAAACAGAAAACGGAGAAAACCCAAAAAGGCAAAGGAACAGGTACTTTTTACTGCCCAATGCATTGCGAGGGTGATAAAACCTACGATAAATCAGGCGATTGTCCTGTATGCGGAATGGATTTGGTTGAAGAACAAAATCTATCAACATCAAATGCAGAACAATGGACGTGTCCAATGCATCCTGAAATTGTAAAAGATGAAGCAGGTTCCTGTCCCATTTGCGGTATGGATTTAGTACCAATGCAACCTGACCTTTCAGCAGAAGAAAAGACCTATAAAAAACTATTGAAAAAGTTTTGGATTGCCACAGCATTTACCTTACCAATTTTCTTGATTGCAATGAGCGAAATGCTACAAAGCAATCCCTTATACGATATAATGGAACAGAAATATTGGAATTGGGTACAATTCGTTTTATCCATTCCAGTGGTATTTTATGCAACTTGGATGTTCTTTGAACGAGCTTACAAAAGCATTAAAACGTGGAACCTCAATATGTTTACACTTATTGGTATAGGTGCAGGTGTAGCGTGGTTATTTAGTGTGATTGGTATGGTGTTTCCTGATGTATTTCCTAATGAGTTTAAAACCGAATCGGGAGCAGTTCACGTGTATTTTGAGGCGGCAACAGTTATTTTAACCTTGGTATTGTTAGGTCAATTATTGGAAGCTCGTGCGCATAGTAAAACCAATTCCGCTGTAAAAGAATTACTGAAATTAGCACCTAACAAAGCTATAAAAATAGTTGATGGTGAAGAGGTTGAAGTGAGTATTGACAAGATAGAACTTAACGATATTCTTAAAGTAAAACCAGGTGATAAAATCCCTGTTGATGGTATTATTACAGAGGGAGAAACCAGTATTGACGAATCAATGATTACTGGTGAACCTATCCCAGTTAATAAGGTTAAAGAAGATAAAGTCAGTAGCGGTACAATAAATGGCAACCAAGCCTTTTTGATGAAAGCGGAAAAAGTAGGTAGCGACACATTACTTTCCCAAATCATACATATGGTAAACGATGCTAGTAGAAGTCGTGCCCCTATTCAAAATCTTGCAGATAAAGTATCGGGTTACTTCGTACCTGTGGTAGTCATTATTTCTGTTATCACTTTTATTGTTTGGGCTATTTGGGGACCAGAACCTGCCTATGTATATGCGTTGGTCAATGCTATTGCTGTTTTGATTATCGCGTGTCCTTGTGCGTTAGGTTTAGCAACACCAATGTCTGTAATGGTTGGTGTGGGCAAAGGTGCTCAAAATGGTGTATTGATTAAAAATGCCGAAGCTCTTGAAAAAATGAATAAGGTAAATACCCTTATTGTGGATAAAACAGGAACAATAACGGAAGGCAAACCAACAGTTGAAAAAGTAGGCGCTTTTGGAAATGGTTTTAGTGAAAATGAGGTGTTAAATTTTATAGTTTCCTTAAATACTAATAGCGAACACCCATTAGCAGAAGCAACCGTTAAATACGGTAAAGAACATAATGCCGAAATTCTAAAATCAACCAATTTTAGTGCAGTTACAGGAAAAGGTGTTGAAGCTGAAATTGATAGTAAAAAAATAGCTTTAGGTAATCCAAAAATGATGGAATATGCCAAAGCAGATATTACTTCTAAAATGAAAGACGAAGCTAAATCTTACCAAAAACAAGGTAAGACAGTTTCTTATTTATCATTAGATGAAACCGTTGTAGGATATGTTGTTATAGGAGATAAAATAAAAGATACCAGTGCAAAAGCTATACAAGAATTGCAAAGCAAAGGGGTTGATGTAATAATGCTTACAGGCGATAATCACGATACTGCACAAGCAGTAGCATCAGAATTAAATCTAGCAGATTTTAAAGCGAGTATGTTACCCGAAGACAAATTAAAAGAAGTTGAGAAACTTCAAAATGAAGGTAAAGTGGTTGCTATGGCAGGCGATGGTATTAACGATGCACCGGCATTGGCAAAAAGTGATGTAGGGATTGCAATGGGTACAGGAACAGATGTCGCTATTGAAAGTGCAATGATAACCTTGGTAAAAGGCGATTTACACGGTATTGTAAAAGCCCGTCATTTAAGTAGTGCAGTAATGAAGAACATCAAACAAAATCTATTTTTTGCTCTTATCTATAACACATTAGGTGTGCCTATTGCAGCAGGTGTGTTATTTCCATTCTTTGGAATATTATTATCACCTATGATTGCAGCTTTGGCAATGAGTTTTAGTTCAGTTTCAGTTATAGGTAATGCATTACGATTAAGAACAATTAAAGTATAA
- a CDS encoding DUF305 domain-containing protein, which yields MENSKEHSNKGNYKTFFIMLACSFVAMYITMYLNTYSIDHVYFSLTRFYMTCLGISAMAVIMWFFMRKMYNDRKKNIAILAGSFILFIGALGLVRAQAPIIGDVLWMKAMIPHHSIAILTSERADIQDPEVKKLAEDIIEAQRKEIEEMKAMIKRLENENK from the coding sequence ATGGAAAATTCAAAAGAACACTCAAACAAAGGAAACTATAAAACCTTCTTTATAATGTTGGCTTGCTCATTTGTAGCAATGTACATTACAATGTATTTAAATACCTATTCAATAGACCATGTGTATTTTAGTTTAACAAGATTCTATATGACTTGCTTGGGTATTTCAGCAATGGCAGTAATAATGTGGTTTTTTATGCGAAAAATGTATAATGATAGAAAGAAAAATATAGCAATTCTTGCAGGTAGTTTTATTCTGTTTATAGGGGCTTTAGGGTTAGTAAGAGCACAAGCACCAATTATTGGTGATGTCCTTTGGATGAAAGCAATGATTCCTCATCACTCTATCGCTATTTTAACAAGTGAAAGGGCAGATATTCAAGACCCAGAAGTAAAAAAACTGGCAGAAGATATTATTGAAGCACAACGCAAGGAAATAGAAGAAATGAAAGCAATGATAAAACGATTAGAAAATGAAAACAAATAA
- a CDS encoding DUF2911 domain-containing protein: MKKAIYLSSITFLITIVSYGQFHTLNIPQVSPKVKVSQRLGVTDITINYSSPALRGRDVWNNSNIIPQGGNPIAWRAGANMGTTIEFSTDVLVEGQLLKAGIYGFHIIPKNDTYTLLFAHNHDQWGSYYLDKEKDISLKVTVQPESCAKSEQLDYEFLNRTENSLVVGLEWGEKRIPFKVEVDLNTTVVESFRSELRGINTYHWQAWNDAALWCLNHNTNLEEALEWANRSINGGYGGFAADKNITNMSTKIRLLRKLNKTEEVKNTVAEAKKLDATVYEANGFSRFLLQNGFYQDALEYCNISLKSNPDIWFLELNRGLSQYFLNNKKAALKDARKALKTTPEQYQSRLNEIIKEIETGTYKIPEN, from the coding sequence ATGAAGAAAGCTATTTACTTATCATCAATCACATTTTTAATAACTATTGTTTCGTATGGGCAATTTCATACACTTAATATACCTCAGGTAAGCCCTAAAGTGAAAGTAAGTCAAAGATTAGGAGTTACAGATATTACAATTAATTACAGTAGTCCTGCACTTAGAGGAAGAGACGTCTGGAACAACTCTAATATTATCCCTCAGGGAGGAAATCCTATAGCTTGGAGAGCTGGTGCGAATATGGGTACTACTATAGAATTTTCTACAGATGTACTAGTTGAAGGACAGTTGTTAAAAGCAGGCATATATGGGTTTCATATCATTCCTAAAAATGACACATATACTTTATTATTTGCTCACAACCATGATCAATGGGGAAGCTATTATTTAGATAAGGAGAAGGATATAAGTCTAAAAGTAACTGTGCAACCAGAATCTTGTGCAAAATCAGAACAATTAGATTATGAATTCTTAAACAGAACAGAAAATTCTTTAGTTGTTGGATTGGAGTGGGGAGAAAAACGAATTCCGTTTAAAGTAGAAGTTGATTTAAATACAACTGTTGTGGAAAGTTTTAGAAGTGAATTACGAGGTATTAATACGTATCATTGGCAAGCTTGGAACGATGCAGCATTATGGTGTTTAAATCACAATACCAATTTAGAGGAAGCATTAGAGTGGGCTAATCGTTCTATAAATGGTGGTTATGGAGGTTTTGCAGCCGATAAGAACATAACGAATATGTCAACTAAGATCAGATTGTTAAGAAAGTTGAACAAAACTGAAGAAGTTAAGAATACTGTTGCAGAAGCAAAGAAATTGGATGCTACAGTTTATGAGGCAAATGGTTTTAGCAGATTCTTGCTTCAAAATGGTTTTTATCAGGATGCATTAGAGTATTGCAATATTTCACTCAAATCAAATCCTGATATATGGTTTTTAGAGTTGAATAGAGGGCTTAGCCAATATTTCTTGAACAATAAAAAAGCAGCATTAAAAGATGCCAGAAAAGCACTAAAGACAACGCCAGAACAATATCAATCAAGATTAAACGAAATTATAAAAGAAATTGAAACGGGAACTTACAAAATCCCTGAAAACTAA
- a CDS encoding YegP family protein: MAKFEVYQDARNEYRFRLKANNGQTILASEGYSAKAGCMNGIESVRKNSQDDSKFDRKISSNGKHYFNLKASNGQVIGTSEMYESSSGMENGIASVKTNAPNASVVEV, encoded by the coding sequence ATGGCAAAATTTGAAGTATATCAAGATGCTCGAAATGAGTATCGTTTTAGGTTAAAAGCTAACAATGGTCAAACCATATTAGCAAGTGAAGGTTATTCAGCAAAAGCTGGTTGTATGAATGGTATTGAATCTGTTCGGAAAAATTCGCAAGATGATAGTAAATTCGATAGAAAAATATCAAGTAATGGTAAACATTATTTCAATTTAAAAGCCAGTAATGGACAAGTGATTGGGACCAGTGAAATGTATGAGTCTTCCTCTGGAATGGAAAATGGTATAGCTTCTGTTAAAACTAATGCTCCAAATGCTTCTGTTGTGGAAGTTTAA
- a CDS encoding efflux RND transporter periplasmic adaptor subunit, whose protein sequence is MKTNKILIYLGILAVGLLLGWLLFGGSSKEAADHNQNEVTQTNQLWTCSMHPQIMQPEPGDCPICGMDLIPAEAGADGLTADQFKLTANAMALANIQTTIVGNGSVENGIIKLSGKIAENEEANAVQVSYFSGRIERLNISFTGEEVRKGQLLATIYSPELYAAQQELITAASLKASQPALYKAVRNKLKLWKLSETQINQIESSGKVIENFPVYATVSGTVTEKLVEQGDYIKQGQPLLKIANLNTVWANFDVYENQIEQFKKGQEVNIITNAYPNKQFKGKVDFIDPILNTKTRTVDLRVVLNNKEAIFKPGMFVTAEIESTKTNAKEVITIPSSAVLWTGERSVVYIKSNPNEPVFELKEVALGKKIGDNYEVLEGLFTGNEIVTNGTFTVDAAAQLQGKKSMMNKQGGKTMTGHEGHLGMDNNTSKNESDHTNMNERLKVSEKFQEQLKEVYNDYINLKDALVKEDSKGSSQNASSLLSNLSRVDMKLLKDEAHNHWMPLVDEIKSSATSISETSDIKSQRDHFKHLSSHLIKAVQIFGVNEKVYVEFCPMADNNNGAYWLSKEEQILNPYFGDAMLKCGEVKQTIE, encoded by the coding sequence ATGAAAACAAATAAGATACTAATCTATTTAGGAATATTAGCAGTTGGTTTATTATTAGGTTGGTTGCTATTTGGTGGTTCATCAAAAGAAGCAGCAGACCATAATCAAAATGAAGTTACACAAACTAATCAATTATGGACGTGCTCTATGCATCCACAAATTATGCAACCAGAACCAGGCGATTGTCCCATTTGTGGAATGGACTTAATTCCTGCCGAGGCTGGTGCAGATGGATTAACAGCAGACCAGTTTAAATTAACAGCTAATGCAATGGCTTTAGCAAACATTCAAACTACAATTGTAGGTAATGGTTCAGTCGAAAATGGAATCATAAAACTATCGGGTAAAATAGCTGAAAATGAAGAAGCCAATGCAGTACAAGTGAGTTATTTTTCTGGTAGAATTGAACGGTTGAATATCAGTTTTACAGGTGAAGAAGTACGTAAAGGTCAATTGTTGGCAACAATCTATTCACCAGAATTATATGCAGCTCAACAAGAATTGATTACAGCGGCTTCTTTAAAAGCATCGCAACCTGCTTTATACAAAGCGGTTCGTAATAAATTAAAGCTTTGGAAATTGTCTGAAACTCAAATCAACCAAATTGAATCCTCTGGAAAAGTCATTGAAAATTTCCCTGTGTATGCTACCGTTTCAGGCACGGTGACTGAAAAATTAGTGGAACAAGGCGATTATATTAAGCAAGGTCAGCCTTTGTTGAAAATTGCTAATCTCAATACGGTTTGGGCAAATTTTGATGTGTATGAAAATCAAATTGAACAATTCAAGAAAGGGCAAGAAGTTAATATAATTACCAATGCTTATCCTAATAAACAATTTAAAGGAAAAGTAGATTTTATAGACCCAATTTTAAATACCAAAACTCGTACTGTAGATTTACGTGTGGTTTTAAATAATAAAGAAGCCATTTTTAAACCAGGAATGTTTGTAACCGCAGAAATTGAAAGTACTAAAACCAATGCAAAAGAAGTAATAACGATACCATCGTCAGCAGTACTTTGGACAGGTGAACGTTCTGTAGTCTATATCAAATCAAATCCAAACGAACCTGTTTTTGAATTGAAAGAAGTGGCTTTAGGTAAAAAAATCGGTGATAATTATGAGGTATTAGAGGGATTATTTACAGGAAATGAAATTGTTACCAACGGAACGTTTACGGTGGATGCTGCTGCACAACTACAGGGCAAAAAGTCAATGATGAACAAGCAAGGTGGTAAAACAATGACAGGTCACGAAGGTCATTTAGGTATGGATAATAATACATCAAAAAATGAAAGTGACCATACTAATATGAATGAACGCTTAAAAGTATCAGAGAAATTTCAAGAGCAATTAAAAGAGGTATACAATGATTACATCAATTTAAAAGATGCTTTAGTAAAAGAAGACTCAAAAGGTAGTTCACAAAATGCATCATCTTTACTATCAAATTTGAGTAGGGTAGATATGAAATTGCTTAAAGATGAAGCGCACAATCATTGGATGCCATTAGTAGATGAAATAAAATCTTCTGCAACTTCAATTTCTGAAACGTCCGATATAAAATCACAAAGAGACCATTTTAAACATTTATCATCACATTTAATAAAAGCGGTTCAAATATTTGGTGTAAATGAAAAGGTATATGTAGAATTTTGCCCTATGGCAGATAACAATAACGGAGCCTATTGGTTAAGTAAAGAAGAACAAATCTTGAATCCATATTTTGGTGATGCAATGCTTAAATGTGGTGAGGTTAAACAAACAATAGAATAA
- a CDS encoding DUF6266 family protein — MGKIAQGILGGLSGKVGNIIGGSWKGIDYIRIKPSSVANPRTVGQVNQRTKFTVTLEFIQAVKPFIQKGYKFLAVKKTAFNAAMSYVLNNAITGVEPDFEVDYATALVSRGGLSTALNPSTDLATPGEVTFNWDDNSAEGNANATDKAMLLVYNPSKKESISLTDGADRTVGTQIVAIPTTYAGDTVELFMAFITADGSQVSNSTYLGSGIAN, encoded by the coding sequence ATGGGTAAAATTGCTCAAGGAATTTTAGGAGGGCTTTCCGGTAAGGTTGGAAACATTATCGGTGGAAGCTGGAAAGGTATTGACTACATCAGAATTAAACCTTCAAGTGTAGCCAATCCAAGAACAGTAGGTCAGGTAAACCAAAGAACCAAGTTTACTGTGACTTTAGAATTTATTCAGGCTGTAAAACCATTCATCCAAAAAGGATATAAGTTTTTAGCAGTGAAGAAAACAGCATTTAATGCTGCGATGTCTTATGTGTTGAATAATGCCATTACAGGAGTCGAACCAGACTTTGAGGTGGATTATGCAACCGCATTAGTAAGTAGAGGCGGTTTATCAACTGCTTTGAACCCTTCTACAGATCTTGCAACACCTGGAGAGGTAACTTTTAACTGGGATGATAACTCTGCTGAAGGTAACGCCAACGCTACCGATAAAGCAATGTTATTGGTTTACAATCCATCAAAGAAAGAATCTATTTCTTTAACAGATGGAGCAGACAGAACAGTAGGGACCCAAATTGTTGCAATTCCAACAACCTACGCAGGAGATACTGTAGAGCTATTTATGGCATTTATAACTGCCGATGGTAGCCAAGTATCAAACAGTACTTATTTAGGCTCTGGGATAGCCAATTAA
- a CDS encoding helix-turn-helix domain-containing protein, producing the protein MNTSITLIIFSSIAVTSCVFLASYFLFIKKEHRLKDLTLGLLFVAIAFRISKSIFYYSLPEISSVGIALGFFGFACIGPLALLYFSISKSNNTKLNPIAFLHLIFPIVGFTVIVVNRNLGYEMYLLANISLASYLGYIGAKFIFKSDLSSKWLNALFYGLVALSAILIYQLLGETITNYAIGIGLSSLVIYFLFFYALQSPSVIKKANKVLPKSLLQKITSAIEDDNIYLQPAITLAKFAEAIDTPTYLVSRATKSIYKKSFPEVINSFRIKSITEKLSKPDHANEKIEDLAYDVGFNTSSAFYNAFKKETSMSPRAYQKAIQEKAYKK; encoded by the coding sequence ATGAATACCTCTATTACACTGATTATATTTTCTAGTATTGCAGTAACCTCGTGTGTTTTTTTAGCAAGTTATTTTTTGTTCATAAAAAAAGAACATAGACTAAAAGATCTTACTTTAGGACTACTCTTTGTTGCAATAGCTTTTAGGATTTCAAAATCAATTTTTTATTATTCGCTTCCTGAGATTTCTTCTGTAGGTATTGCTTTAGGTTTCTTTGGGTTTGCCTGTATAGGTCCCTTGGCATTACTGTATTTCTCTATCAGTAAATCAAATAATACAAAACTAAATCCCATAGCTTTTTTACATCTCATATTTCCAATCGTTGGCTTTACAGTTATTGTTGTTAACAGAAATCTTGGCTATGAAATGTATTTGCTAGCCAATATCAGTTTAGCCAGTTATCTGGGCTACATTGGAGCTAAATTTATATTTAAGTCAGATTTATCGAGTAAATGGCTTAACGCTTTGTTTTATGGGTTGGTAGCTTTATCAGCAATATTGATCTATCAGCTTTTAGGAGAAACCATAACTAATTATGCCATTGGAATCGGGTTATCGTCTTTGGTTATATATTTCTTATTCTTTTATGCTTTACAATCGCCATCAGTAATTAAAAAAGCCAATAAAGTATTACCAAAATCTCTGCTGCAAAAAATAACCTCTGCAATAGAAGATGATAATATATACCTGCAGCCAGCAATTACTTTAGCAAAATTTGCTGAAGCTATCGACACACCAACCTATTTAGTATCTAGAGCTACAAAGTCTATTTATAAAAAAAGTTTTCCTGAAGTCATCAATAGTTTTAGAATCAAGTCTATTACAGAAAAATTATCAAAACCAGATCATGCCAATGAAAAAATTGAAGATCTAGCATACGATGTTGGTTTTAATACCTCTTCAGCTTTTTACAATGCATTTAAGAAAGAAACTTCAATGTCGCCTAGAGCATATCAAAAAGCGATACAAGAAAAAGCTTATAAAAAATAG